In Taeniopygia guttata chromosome Z, bTaeGut7.mat, whole genome shotgun sequence, the sequence CTACACTTAATGTTGGACTTGTAGGGAGAACTGGACACTGATTACAGGTAGgacttaaaatttaaaacacaacCACCTGTCCTTAGAAACTGCTACAAAGAAGCATTTAGGGATCTgccaaataaacaaaagcagaaTGTGGCGAATGCAGCTGTAAGAATTATTGCTTATTCTCAATTGTGTGACAGCTGGCAATTGAAATTAGTTTGTGCAGTGCAGAACAGCTAACAACCTTTTAAGCAGTCCAACTCTAAAAGCTCAGAATCAACAGGATGCACAAAGTCATGCACAAAGCAGGGTTTGATTCTGTGGTTGGTGGTTTCCTTGAttgtggtgggtttttgtttggtttgtttgtttggtggggGTTTCTTGTTCGTTGTGTTTTGGGTTCGTTTgttattatgatttttttttatgttaaaagCACATCCCAGGGCCCTGATTTCAATTACAGTGTCGTTTTACAACACTAACATAAGAATCTTTCATATATTCTCCAAGCCAATATAAAAGCAGAATGACTTTGTGAAGGGAAATTCTCATCTGCTCAGATAACTGGATTATAACACTACGTACTGCCTATGACACAGACTTTAATTTAGGAGATAAGAAAAAACACTTATGTAAACCTGTGCATTCAATCTGAATATCCAAGCAGTAAATAATTTAGTATAATCTGATCATTAGTTCAAAACTAACACATTATCAGACCCAAAAGATGgattaaatttgaaattattgcTATTCTATACAGTGCCATTTTCTCTTCCAAGTGTTATTTATGCAAGCATAGACACTTTGTGTAACTATTAAAACACTATCAATAAAGTATCTATTAAAACAATATCAATAAAGTATATCTATTGCTATATTAAATCTTAGTTTTCCTGAGCCTCAATAGTCATCATCAGTATCAGTGCTATTGGGGAACCAGTTGAATCCAAGAACAGCTGGAGCCCTAAAATTAGATGATGAGAAATTAGCTGTGAGACTTAAAAGCTTTTAAGATGAATGAAACAGCTTCCAGAAGTGATTTGTGAAAACAGGTGGTTAGagacaagcttttccagctgtcAGAACAGACTTGAGAGGAAATGTAGGTAGCCAGCGCTCAGCAGGAAACAGGAGAGTGGCAAAAGGAATTCAAGGGAAACAGACTTCAATTGAAAAGGGCAGAATAAAATGACAATATTATTTTAACAGTAGgcagtaaaataataataggaCTGAAGAAAGAGGATTTAAATATTATGGTGTGGCTGCAAATATACTGAGCACAAAATACAGTCAAGAATATTTAAGTTTCTATAAACAGTTTTTGAGTTGTGTTTATTTATGCCATGTATGCAGGATTCCAACAACCCTTTCATAAACACAGTCTCTTACTAAGTTTCACATGATCTTCATAAATGGTAGGTAAATGACAAAAGAAATCCAAGTTAGATGGCAGAGCAAGTTCAGAGTGCTTTTGAGTAAGTGTACCTGAAAGCAAAGGATCAACATTATTTGTCAATGTCAACATGTTTTGTGGCAAAAGGTATCACCTCTAAAATCTGAATCCAGGCTAGTTACAATAGATACGGAACTATGCTGTTCACTTGTAAAATTTTTGTACactaaaattattctaaaaaataaagaataaagcaaaatCAGTTTAGCACATTTCAGTTAATTTCAGTCAAATATAAAATCCAAAAGAGATGGTGTAGTTgtaaaaaaaccttcaaaggCACATGCCTTTACTGCTCTGAAGATTTATTAGAAATATAATCTAACAAAACTGCCATAAACACTTAAATCTGTCACATTACAGCATcattgaagaaaagaaaaaagtactcCAAAGCGATTGtattcaaaatttatttttaaataaaggaaaaaaaaatacaattattttaaataaacaaggTGTATTCTACACAGCTGTAAATCAACTTAACTTTTACATAAGCTGTTTATAACTTTTAAAAGTTCTGTTGCAGTATTGTCTACAACATTTGACACTGTTGGTTTCCATTTCATCATCAAACAAACAATACccaaatgaaataatttgcttaagtgaagctttatttttcacagCCAAAGATGGCACCTGTTAAACAATTATCCCCACCTAGTTTTTTAAACGGAAGTCTGTTCAGCCTTTTTTTTGGTTCTGTTCCATTGCCTGCATAGAAATCAGCATAAAGCTAAGTAGCAACCTAAGCTTCACTTCAGTAGTGCAATGAATGGCAACAAACTTCATGAAACAAATGAAGATATAAACATTGTCAGTAAAATTCAACTATGttgaaaacaatatttaaaaaaaaatgcttttgtggGTCACAACTAGACTAGGTTTCAGTGTAAAGCTTTTCTCAGGAAAAGTGCTTCTTCCTGATTCACATGAAAAGAATGAAGCATGCATCACAAGCCTTTGTTCATAAAGAAATGCCCATTAAAAAAAGTTCCATGTTACCATAAGGCAAAAGAGATATTAAGGTGGATGAAGCATCTTGGCCCAGAGTATGTTTTACAACAAGTACCTACACATTACACTTGTGTAGCATATGATGGGTAAGAGATTGGCTCAGTAAGGTAAAAAGTccatttttataaatacatatcATTATTGCTAATATGCTACACATCATCATCAAATTTTTAAAGCTGCTTTGTTGACATAACCTTATAATTAGCAGGTCACATTCATGGTGACAATATGCTATTCCATATGAAGAAAAGTAAAGCAGCATAAATACAATTATGAAAACAAAAGGCTTATGCAACAGTCTTCTCTAGCTTGCtaaggttttggttttttttattaaaaagtgtTCAAAGAAAACAAGTCCAGTTCACCACAAATTAGGAAATTTTACAATGAGGTTGAAAACCAAGTTACAGggaacagagaagaaaaccacGGCATGCATTATAATCTAGTCCTTTTAGTCATACCACTGGAATACAGAAGTCCAATTTAAAGGCTACACTAACAGGCAAACAGCCAAGAGTAAACTTAGTTTGATATCTAAATTAAGACTACAGTTTTAATCAGTAACAGCAAACTCACCTGGCCCTTTAATATTTTCACAATATCTACTGCAATTGAATACTTAATTATGACTAGTATAGGTATGTTCACTTTACAAAGATATTAAATACCTGCATCATGAAATTACATTCTTAAGACATTGTGTAAGAAAATAGCTCATGTGtgaaatgtttctgaaatgtATTTCTGCTCCCTACTATGTCCCACACACACACCTAACACCCCCCACTCCCCACCATGAAAGCATTCactcacaggggaaaaaaaaaacacctcttaAAAAAGGATGGAAGTACTGAGGGGATCACCTTGGCTAGTTACAGCACAGTGCTTAACAAGGTTCAAGAGACAGAACCAGATCAGACTTGGCCAAAAGATGCCCATACTACATGCCTGACCAGTAAATCCTTCTAACTCATTCTTATCAAACTCAGTCCACTTTTGGTTACTGCAATGATTATAATATTCCCTATATACATATAAACACAAGACTATAAGTTTACTTCAGTTTGTTTTTGCAAAGCAGTTTAGTCTTTCTATTCATAATGTTCTGCAGCAACTAGAAGAGGTAggcataaaatatttcagagcttCTTTCCCAAGGTTCCATTACTATCACAATTTAGTGggataaaacaaaaatcagcTGTACCTCTGTGATTTTACTAGGTACAGCCTTGTGCAATCCAGCTGGAAAACAGTTATGTGAACCCTAGATTCATTAGCCTAGCACACCAAGGAATAAGAAGCTGTTCATATCCCagaggatattaaaaaaaaaaaaaaagtctgctgCAGAGcatttaaatagaaaacagaTGTCAGGACCAATTCTCCCAATTTTTATTTGTACATAGGAAGAAGGTACCATTTAGCCAAGACTACAGATGTATTTTCACAGATGCAAGTGCCATGCAAAAATAGAACAGATACCAAACATACATGTAATAAAACTACTGAAGGTAGATTTTCTTGGAAGTATATAAACAACTTAGAatacttttctttccccctttgcTTTTTCGCATTCACAGCTATAAATGTGTGGCTATACATCAATAATTTCTTCTGCAGTGCCTCCACAACGTAATCGGTAGCGGCCTGTCCTCCAGCTAATAGTGGGATCCCACAAAGCAGAtaggaaaatataaattgtCATGGATTCTCTGATGAACCAAGCTACTGCATAATCAAGTTTTGAAAAACACAGAGCACCACcctagaaataataaaaaacaaggTATTTAATCATACTGATAATTCAAGAgacattttaaagtaatttaaaaccttttaaaactGTTTATAGAGTTTACTAGGCATATTTACATATCAATAGCATCCTTCATTAAAACAcaataatattttcttgttcAAGATACAATTACccatattaaatattttctacaaCATTAGAAGAAGAAATGCTGTTCACATCTGTGGCACTTTTCTACGTTAAAAGTTTTATGAGGCCTTGGAAGTAGGTTACAGCTGTTCTCCTTgcacattatttaaaaaaatgaagtgaaaaataTATGTATGAGTACATAGACACCTCaacaaatgtaaaacaaagtgacaactaaaataaaataataaccCCCCACACGAAATGAAATCCTACAAAGCTTCTGCTCTTGTACTGTCAAAAGTACTTAAAATTTCTGCATATGCCCAAGTAGAgcagacttttaaaataattagcGGAACAGACAGACTTTCAGAGCCTAGTCAGAGGCAAGTGTGGAATTTTGTAAATTACAACCAAAACTACTTCTTCATTTTCATGATACTGTAACTGAAGCTGGAAGACAGAGAAGTAACAGGATTGGGTCTGTTATTTCCTGCATGTCAACAGAATTATTTATGGTTTTAATTAAGCTTAGCTTTTTGCTGAAATCAATGGCAATAAGTAATTTTAGTAACctcctggaaaataaaattacatacCTGAACACCTTTTAGTTGAATGTAGTCAAATATAAACCATGCCAAGCAGTGACACATGAAAAATACCATTATATCCCATCTAAACACATGATGAGCTGCCCATCCAATAACTAGACTGGCAACAAAGCACTCTGAGATTGGCTCACAAATTATTGTGGCAGGCAACATATTAATTCGTAGTTTGGCCCAcctagaaaagaaaaacaaatcagtttAAATGAGAATAATGCAAAGTTTTTACTTTGCATTATTCatcacctcctcctcccctgcctcACCAAATGAGCCATCAAGGTATTTTCTAAAATGATAATCTCTTTTAATCAACCCCTCCaaataaaatactgcaaaaaacCTCCCTTTCAAAGATCCTATGGATAGCATTTAAAAGGCTCTAAGGGCAGGGGTGTGTtaactttttttaattcttgtaaGTCATTCTTCTGTGAAAAGTCAGTGCCTCTCTCCCAGCACTAACAAAGAAGCATGCATCATGCTGTGCAACGAACTTTAGCACACTGGGCATTAGATCAAATTAGCTTGAAAAATTTATTCCCTCTAATTATCAGGCCATCCCCATCAGAAGaagggggcagggatgggcaggagaggaaggaaagatCAAAATCTTACCGGATCATTCTGGACTGAAACTGAGAAATAGAATATGAGCCAGAGTTTTGCATTGCAACTTGCGTGGCCATTGCAAATTTCCAGCCCCTGCAAAAGGAATTTGTTATAATAAAAATGTGCAAATAAGAGATATAAAAACCAGCTAGATAAACCCAAGAATTTTATTAGGCTTGAGATGTTTCTTTGACATATGTGTCCTATTATTACAATGAGtgtaggcaaaaaaaaagaatttaagaagactcttctttggaaaaaaacaaatatttaaaaccaaGTTCTGAAACTTTTCTCTAAAGGAATTGACAATGACATGGCTTAATTATTTCTAAAAGCCTTATACTGATAGGACAAAGCACATGTCATTAACATGTTTGCTATATATATGTGAAGCTGACATGAACACCTATACTTACAGTATGTGccatgtgttttaaaaaaatccaaaaagtgaagaaaaaggaagagttAAACTACACCCAAAGCAATAAGCTTACTTCAGAGTCATCTTACCGGTCAGCTATAGCTTTGGCCATAAAGTAATCTTCAGCAATATACTGTGCAAAAGCTATCAGTCCTCCAGCTTGGTCCAAGACATCCTTCCTCATCAAGCATGACATTCCTGTTACGCACTTAAAGCCAGTTAAGTTGGCTGAAATATATGACCTTGGATGTGAGGTTCCAAAATAGACCTGTCAAAAGAAcaaaaggcatttaaaattcTGTATGTAAGTACTACACTGACAagttttcctctggaaacaTATGGAGGGCAAAAAATACTAGGTGTGGTCAATTATGATGGTGTATTTGGAAAGACCTTTAGTACCATTTTAAAAAACCTAGTGTATCACCAGATATGAGACATGTATTGGTCATATTTTTGCAAATCTATAAGCAGGTTTTAAATCCATATATTGAACTACTGCACTTCATTTCGTACTTAATTTCTAATTTACTGAGTTTTTTCTCAGGGAAATACATgtattaaaaattcattaagtAACAGATTAATGactaaaattaatatattatgTGGTGATAACTGACAGACATGTTCTCTCCTTCCTCTTATGAAAATTAACTGCATTCCTGCATACAAGTTCTTAGAAACTTAATATATGATTCTACAGAAGCATTGGTGTTTACTTAGCatgcttgcaaaaaaaaaaaaaacagtgaaaaaaccCCTCAGATTGTGAGCAAACCTGCAAACCTTTTTACAAGATTCAGTAGGAGTGACCTACCTACAAAACAATAGAGGGAATGAGTGCTAGTGCCTCTCACTATTATTTAGTGTAGACTGCCTTCACACTAGTACAGTAACTCATTTATGAAAAGGCATGCTCATCTTGCAGTATACTGGATCAGCAggcaaaaagcttttccaagatcaccagagcaggagctgtaaTTCTTGCTTTAGGAAGAATTTGTGCTATAGGTCTCTGCTTTCCTCTTGCAAGAGAAAATTCAGACTTtgtatcattaaaaaaaaaaaaaaaaaggaaaaaagggagaaaaaaaatcacaaaaacatCTCTCATTTAGAGCAATGATGGAGTACTGAATTTCACCACACTTTCATCTCTCACATTTCTGTCTTTCATCCCTATCAGTTAGCTTTGGGGCCAAAATGTCTTAAACATGCCAGCtccaaatgaaaatttattacCTTACATGCCTTGAGACACAAGGAACAAAAAAGAATACTGAACCGCTTCATTCTACCAAAGAGAACTTACTGAGAAAGAGGATAGGGGAGAATAAGACAGAATAAGTAATATGAAGATGGTGGATGGGAATGAACTTTTCACTTACTCTTTCACTACAACTATTGTGAGACGTGAAATAACACTACAGAACAAGAGTCAGAGTAAACCAGATACAGATCCTGTAACAAACAGACCTATGCAACTTCCTGGTATACAAAATTAAAAGTCTTAAGAAATTTATATgtaccccaaaaaaaaaaaggctcattTAATAAATCTGTTCTTACTAAAATACTATTATATTAAGGATTGGTAAATATATGAGTCTCATTCCTGCTCAGGTAGTCTCTCAGCTGAAAATTACAGAACACTGAGGCAGTACTACAGGAAAATGGGATATTAGCCTCGCTTTTGTTCTACTTTTCTTAAAGGTTCTGCTTGTAAATCCTCCTGGAAGTAAGATACTGCATAAGCTAGACTTAGCTTAGACTTGTCATGGCcatttttgtgtgctttttCAGATATCACAGTAGAATTAATTAGTCCTTTCTGACTAAGCACTAGAAAGCATTTATCAATTCAAGTCTTCAGcttttgaataattttaaactcCAAAATGTGTATCTTTTAATCTTTACTGCTCATATTGTAAACTTAAATATTGAATCAACAGACAGAGCACCACAGAATAATTTTGGAGCACTTAGAAGTTGTCCTAGTTACCCTGAGTTAGAAGGTGTGACTGCAGCTAAAAGTATTTCCTCACTCACAACGTACAAGAGGCACAGTACAGCTTTCACTCAGCAAGGTtttgcaaacaaaaaagaataaaacaagatTCCCCCACTGCAACACTGCACTCACCTGCTCAAGGGTAGCAGCAAAACCCTGTCTGTCTGCAACATAGGGAAGCCCATGGACCAAGCCCACTTTTTCAGTCATTTGATTTGCCATATCTGTCAGTGTGTCTGGTGTTACTAAgtgacaaatgaaaaataacactTGAAGAAGCAATTCTGTCATTAGCAGACTACTGCAGCAAGACACTAATTCTCATTTTAGTACCAGTGGCGAGAGCACATACACTTTACATATGCTATCTTATAAAAACAGTTTCAGAAAAACAGTATTAGTGATTAACAATTATTAAgatcaacaacaacaaataaaatggaaacagtctgaataatatttttaaaggtattttctcCTTTAACTAGAGGCTAATCTTTTATtccatgaaaacattttttcagacttttaactttaatttctgcttaTATTCTCAGTTAAAATAGTCTCCAAAATCTGCTTGCTTACAGTGAATAAGCACAGTCTAACAGCTAGCAAATACACACTTACCTCTGATTCCACTATCACAAATCCATATGAGATCGTATTTGGCAACTTCATAGCCAGGCATTAAGTTATTAATCTTGGGGTTGATGCCAACCTTCTTGCcacctaaaaaataaaatcatcatACAAAATTAATGTATGAGGAGTTTTTGGAATTCAGATTCAAtactcaaaatatttaaatatatgagCTGAAGAAGAGTAAATGTTTACCCACCAATTCTTAAAGTCCACTTTtatacaaaatatttacattatacCTTCACTTCTATATTTTGTAATTggaaagataaaaggaaaaatattcaaatgctTCTTTAAAATGGCAGAGTAGCAAGATTAATGTAATTAAAGGAGCAGTATAACTATAAAGCTTACTACTACATTCTTATACGGTAAACATTATTCATCTCTTATTCTTTGAGACTATGATTATGGAGATTGTATTCTACAgtaatttcagcagaaaaataaaaaaggagcaGAACAAAGTGAGACACACTCCTTTACATCCAGCTGACAGACGTggtcaatatttttttatatcagagaaaaaaaaccaattacATTTTACTACCTTGTTCTAATACGCCTTTCCTCTGCTTACTCAAATATAAAGTGATGAAAGAGTCATACAGCCTAAGCAGATGAAAAAGAATTGTTGTAGGACCTCAAGCTCAAATGTAGCCCCAGATGTGGGCCACTTCCGGCATAGTTAGTTCTGTGCAAAGACAGCATTtaaactgttattttaaaattaggagGAAAAATTGCAGGGGTTATCCAAACCATTCCTCCTACAGTTTTCTCGAACTGATGTCACAGATTGATTACAAACTTACTTTTTACCACAGACTGGTGATTAAGCTATCGAAGCAACATGGGCTGAACAAGACAactatttgtttatttatttatatggaGTACTCTATATGGAGTTGAAGACCTATCATTTTACAAGTCCCACCTTCAAGTTGCACTGCTTACCTATAAACAGTCTAGCATCAACATTTGGGTATTTGCCAAGGAGCTTTTTGCACACATCAATAGCTGGATCATCATGATCTTGTACACAGAGTAGTACTTCATACtagtaaaaacaaaaatgtatacactcacatatatatttacatacatACAGCTAATATCCATACGGTCTATGAAATAAAGCTTAATAGTGTAGTAAGCTAAAAAAAAGAGTGCTATTATAGAATTAAAAAAGGCTAAATGAGTCTAGTTTTTTAATGCACAGCCaagtatttataaaaaaagaaCTAAGGCTGTGTCTCAATGAACACTTTTACTGATGAACATTACTTCTGCTGTTATTGAATGGTTTCTATTAGTCATGAAATAAGATGTTCTGGTGTACAAGGTAAAATTTTTGTCTCCACTTCCATTTTTGCTCACGTATGAATCTTAAATCAAATATTATATTCAATGAAATGAAAGCACCTGAAATATGAAAGAATGAGGTTATAATAAACTATAACTGCATATCTCTGAACTACATCTTCCAACCCTTTACTTCATAGATGCATATGCAGAACAGAGTTGGAAGACAACCCACAGAGACCattatatgtatgtatgtatgtacacTTATTTGTACACCAAAGCTCAGGAATATGTATATGTAACAtatctgtcttttctttttaatagagTAATGGTTGAAAAAACAGTGGTAAGGGAAAACTGTAGCTGCTATATGCTTACACAGTCTAGTGATAGTGGGTGAAGAAATGTGAATCACTCAACACTGAGACAGCTCTGATAAAggtatttctgcttttgcagTAAACAGCAAATTTGTTAAATACTTCTTacaatacaattttttttcttatcctgTTAAAATTACAGCTATTAAAGCTCCAATGCAACaactaaaatacaaatttctgaTCAAAATACCCAGAAACCATTTTTACAGTCCAAGGTTATCATCTCATTAAACTTTATTTTCACTAAACTACTTAAGCAAAAACTATCTGTATCTTGAAAGCTGCCGATTGGCTCTATAGTGAAAATGTCTAATGTTCTTGTTCAGTAAGGGGTATTACATACAACAGCAGAAATTaagttaaatatatatatacacttccAATAAAGAATAGTATTTTTATACACAAAAGCCTGAACTACTCTAACTCCGTTCAGAATATTgaggaaatttaaaataatttaaatgggAGTTAAGATTTGTTCTAGCAAAACAAACTATCAGACAAATATCTCTACCTCTCAGAATGCAAACTTAAAGTCAATCTGGCTAAGCAGCACACAGTGTTTGATCTTACAGAATGGagaatggattttaaaaagttGTCTCATTAAGCAGACAGGTTCCCTCATCACAACGGAATCTTGAATGAGAATCTTGAATGAGAATCAGCATGAAtgccacagaaaaaaataactgaataaaTTAGCTTTTTACTGcacattaaattaaatttgtaaaataaaactgtttttccaAGTCATTATATAACCAATCTTCATTCCACAGCAGCAATGACACTTTCATATCCGTATTCTCCAAGAAATTCAACTAGAAGTAAAGTAGATACTTCAGACTCCA encodes:
- the UGCG gene encoding ceramide glucosyltransferase, with protein sequence MAVLALASEGLAIFGLILFVVLWLMHFMSIIYTRLHLNKKATDKQPYSKLPGVSLLKPLKGVDPNLINNLETFFELDYPKYEVLLCVQDHDDPAIDVCKKLLGKYPNVDARLFIGGKKVGINPKINNLMPGYEVAKYDLIWICDSGIRVTPDTLTDMANQMTEKVGLVHGLPYVADRQGFAATLEQVYFGTSHPRSYISANLTGFKCVTGMSCLMRKDVLDQAGGLIAFAQYIAEDYFMAKAIADRGWKFAMATQVAMQNSGSYSISQFQSRMIRWAKLRINMLPATIICEPISECFVASLVIGWAAHHVFRWDIMVFFMCHCLAWFIFDYIQLKGVQGGALCFSKLDYAVAWFIRESMTIYIFLSALWDPTISWRTGRYRLRCGGTAEEIIDV